One Cryptomeria japonica chromosome 9, Sugi_1.0, whole genome shotgun sequence genomic window carries:
- the LOC131073984 gene encoding CASP-like protein 1U1: MDVSMEKSKSRSGRKLEIVDFVLRFAAIAATLVAAIVMGRDKQTLDTPIGPIVAKYHYSPANVFFVIANAIACVYAVFAINNTTANIVYSRSPAFSKLLRAFFDLIMVALLSASLGAAMGVGYIARKGNSHAFWSSICGLYGRFCHQGIISIASSLAATVLFVLLTTFSIYSLYKRSNS, translated from the exons ATGGATGTAAGCATGGAGAAATCAAAATCGCGCAGTGGCAGAAAATTGGAAATAGTTGATTTTGTGCTACGATTTGCAGCCATTGCAGCTACTCTTGTAGCCGCCATTGTTATGGGAAGAGACAAGCAGACTCTTGATACTCCCATTGGCCCTATTGTTGCCAAATACCACTACTCGCCCGCTAATGT CTTTTTCGTGATAGCAAATGCAATCGCCTGCGTTTATGCGGTTTTTGCCATAAACAATACTACTGCAAATATAGTGTACTCCCGCTCGCCCGCCTTCTCGAAACTCCTACGAGCTTTCTTCGATCTG ATAATGGTGGCCCTTCTGTCGGCGAGCTTAGGGGCGGCAATGGGCGTGGGGTACATTGCTCGGAAAGGCAATTCTCACGCATTTTGGAGCTCAATTTGCGGTCTGTATGGTCGTTTCTGTCACCAGGGAATCATTTCCATTGCATCTTCGTTGGCAGCAACGGTCCTCTTCGTCCTGCTCACCACTTTCTCCATTTACTCACTCTACAAGCGTAGCAACAGCTGA